The Fimbriimonadaceae bacterium nucleotide sequence CGGCGACGACCAGGGCCCGTTCAGTCCGTCCGTCTATCGCCAACGGGTGGAGGCATGCCTTTCCCGCCTAGGCACCGACCACATCGACGTGATGAACGTCCATGGCGTCTTGCCGGGTGAGTATGCGCGGGTGCGGTCAGACCTAGCGCCTGTCCTCGTCCGCATGCGCGAGGAGGGGAAGGTCCGGTTCCTGGGTGTCACCGAGCAGTTCCTCAAGGACACCGCGCACGCTATGCTGGGACAGGCCTTGGCCGAGGACGACTTGTGGGACGTCGTCATGGTCGGTTACAGTGTGGTCAACTTCTCCGCGGAGGGCCAGGTCATGGACATGGTGAGGAAGAACGGCTGCGGGACGCAGGTCATGTTCGCCGTCCGAAGGGCGTTGTCGCGGCCTGAGGCCCTGATGGAGTTGATGGACGGTTTGGTCGCTTCCGGCCAGGTCGACCCCGCGTCGTTTGACCGGTCCGACCCGCTGGGGTTCATGGGCCCGGACCTTGTGGACGCGGCGTACCGTTTCGCCCGGCATGAGTCAGGGATGGACGTCGTCCTGTCAGGGACCTCCTCGGTCGACCACCTGCGGGCCAACGTCACCTCGATGAACGCGCCGCCCTTGCCCCCGGAGGTC carries:
- a CDS encoding aldo/keto reductase, whose translation is MEQTTLGRTELKVSRMGLGCGGHSRLGLALGRSTSEAADVVRAALDLGVNYIDTAESYGTEPVVALALKGVPRESVVLSTKVGSGDDQGPFSPSVYRQRVEACLSRLGTDHIDVMNVHGVLPGEYARVRSDLAPVLVRMREEGKVRFLGVTEQFLKDTAHAMLGQALAEDDLWDVVMVGYSVVNFSAEGQVMDMVRKNGCGTQVMFAVRRALSRPEALMELMDGLVASGQVDPASFDRSDPLGFMGPDLVDAAYRFARHESGMDVVLSGTSSVDHLRANVTSMNAPPLPPEVVARARTIFARVDSVSGN